In Phoenix dactylifera cultivar Barhee BC4 chromosome 11, palm_55x_up_171113_PBpolish2nd_filt_p, whole genome shotgun sequence, the following are encoded in one genomic region:
- the LOC120112574 gene encoding uncharacterized protein LOC120112574: MKILLWNCREAGKPSFAPAFGRLVQQHNPDICVLFETRLCGSSLQKVRRVIPRSWGFYAVDSRGLSGGIIVTWGLGRCTLECFNVCSQEVILVISEGNRCPWVLSAVYASTDYRVRRTLWEEAMQLISHGHPMLVAGDFNCIVDASKKMGGNPFTLNRKIKEFQNFLTANGLIDLGFSGSRYTWCNNQQGRARVWERLDRVCATAGWVQCFPNHRVRHLPRIASDHHPLLVSTEIHTPVRSPFRFEKFWLSYPRSSEMVREAWCSPVRGDAMYRVSRRLELTRRRLRRWNREEVGNIFRRTEEEEEAISRLQVQEAQRGGLSEEQMGELRSHLALHDSLLRRQETLWRQKSRVQWILEGDRNTKFFHQSTVIRRNQNRIRAIKGEDGQLSDDPVVIRRIVECFFRARWTEQSGEGGRVELPVPGVRVLVEEAAVLIRPVSVEEIREAV, from the coding sequence ATGAAGATCTTATTGTGGAACTGCCGGGAGGCGGGGAAACCCTCCTTTGCTCCGGCTTTTGGTAGGTTGGTGCAACAGCACAACCCGGATATTTGTGTGTTATTTGAGACTCGGCTTTGTGGTAGTAGCTTGCAGAAGGTGAGAAGGGTGATTCCGAGATCGTGGGGGTTCTATGCTGTGGATTCTCGAGGATTGTCGGGAGGTATAATTGTCACATGGGGTTTGGGTCGATGTACATTGGAGTGTTTTAATGTTTGCTCTCAAGAGGTGATCTTGGTGATTTCGGAGGGCAATAGGTGTCCTTGGGTTCTCTCAGCAGTTTATGCTAGCACTGATTATAGGGTCAGGAGGACACTATGGGAGGAGGCTATGCAGCTGATAAGTCATGGTCACCCTATGTTGGTGGCAGGAGATTTCAATTGTATTGTGGATGCTTCGAAAAAGATGGGGGGGAACCCTTTCACTCTCAATAGGAAGATCAAGGAGTTTCAGAATTTTCTCACTGCCAATGGATTGATTGATTTGGGCTTCTCAGGGTCTAGGTATACATGGTGCAATAATCAGCAGGGGCGGGCCCGAGTCTGGGAGAGATTGGACAGAGTCTGTGCTACAGCTGGGTGGGTTCAGTGCTTTCCGAATCATCGTGTCAGACACTTGCCGAGGATTGCCTCGGATCATCATCCATTGCTGGTGAGTACTGAGATACACACCCCTGTTCGCTCCCCTTTCAGATTCGAGAAATTCTGGCTGAGCTATCCACGTTCTTCGGAGATGGTGAGGGAGGCATGGTGCTCCCCGGTTAGGGGTGATGCTATGTATCGGGTATCCCGAAGGTTGGAGTTGACTAGGCGGAGGTTGAGAAGGTGGAATCGGGAGGAAGTGGGGAACATTTTCAGGAGgacagaggaagaagaggaggccatCTCTAGATTACAGGTTCAGGAGGCACAGAGGGGAGGATTATCGGAGGAGCAGATGGGGGAGCTTAGATCTCACTTGGCATTGCATGATTCCCTTCTCAGACGGCAGGAAACACTATGGAGACAGAAGTCCAGGGTACAGTGGATTTTGGAGGGGGACCGAAATACCAAGTTCTTTCACCAGTCGACGGTGATCAGGAGGAACCAGAACAGGATCAGAGCTATCAAGGGTGAGGATGGCCAGTTATCAGATGACCCGGTTGTGATCCGGAGGATTGTGGAGTGTTTCTTCAGAGCGAGGTGGACGGAGCAGAGTGGAGAGGGGGGCCGAGTGGAGCTGCCGGTGCCGGGAGTGAGGGTGTTGGTGGAGGAGGCTGCTGTGTTGATCAGGCCGGTCTCGGTGGAGGAGATTCGGGAGGCGGTCTAG